The Microcebus murinus isolate Inina chromosome 1, M.murinus_Inina_mat1.0, whole genome shotgun sequence genome includes a region encoding these proteins:
- the DNAJC28 gene encoding dnaJ homolog subfamily C member 28, with protein sequence MNTMYMMMPQILRFHLINASVIPNRMKMLPYLGVIRNRMMSTHKSKKNIKEYYMLLSLDEGCSADDVRESFRKLAKQYHPDSGSNTADSAIFVRIEEAYRKVLSHVIEQTNARQNKVEEAEEEEEKFKYKTPQHRHYLSFEGIGFGTPSQREKQYRQFRADRATEQVMEYQKQKLHSHYFADSLTVKDVRHSKEQKITQAIERLVEDLIQESMAKGDFDNLSGKGKPLKKFSGCSYIDPMTHNLNRILIDNGYQPEWILMQKEIKDTIEQLREEILVSRKKLGNPMTPMEQKQWDQVCEQFQENIRKLNKRINDFNLIVPILTRQKVHFDAQKEIIRAQKIYETLIKTKEVSDKKPDNTDEGGEKTPGVKTGFFNWIHLWKFIKI encoded by the coding sequence ATGAACACAATGTACATGATGATGCCTCAAATCTTAAGATTTCATCTGATAAATGCTTCAGTGATTCCTAATCGAATGAAAATGCTTCCATATCTTGGTGTCATTAGAAATAGAATGATGTCGACCCATAAATCCaaaaagaatatcaaagaatATTACATGCTGCTGAGTCTGGATGAAGGATGCTCTGCAGACGATGTCAGAGAATCTTTTCGCAAGCTTGCCAAGCAATACCATCCAGACAGTGGCTCTAACACCGCTGATTCTGCGATATTTGTAAGGATCGAAGAAGCTTATAGAAAGGTGCTTTCCCATGTGATAGAACAAACAAATGCCAGACAAAATAAAGTTGAAGAagcagaagaagaggaagaaaaattcaaatataaaacacCTCAACACCGGCATTATTTAAGTTTTGAAGGTATTGGTTTTGGTACTCCAAGTCAACGAGAGAAGCAATATAGGCAATTTAGGGCAGACCGTGCAACTGAACAAGTGATGGAATATCAAAAACAGAAACTACACAGCCATTATTTCGCTGATAGTCTAACTGTTAAAGATGTAAGACACAGCAAAGAGCAAAAGATAACTCAAGCTATAGAGCGTTTAGTGGAGGACCTCATTCAAGAATCAATGGCAAAAGGAGACTTTGACAATCTCAGCGGGAAAGGAAAACCTCTAAAAAAGTTTTCTGGCTGTTCCTACATTGATCCTATGACTCACAACCTGAACAGAATATTGATAGATAATGGATACCAGCCAGAATGGATCCTCatgcaaaaggaaataaaggatacTATTGAGCAACTCAGAGAGGAAATTTTAGTGTCTAGGAAAAAACTTGGGAATCCAATgacaccaatggaacagaaacaATGGGACCAAGTTTGTGAGCAGTTtcaagaaaacattagaaaactaAACAAGCgaattaatgattttaatttaattgtccCCATCCTGACCAGGCAAAAAGTCCATTTTGAtgcacagaaagaaattatcagaGCCCAGAAAATATATGAGactcttataaaaacaaaagaagtctcAGATAAAAAACCAGATAACACTGatgaaggaggagagaaaacacCTGGGGTCAAGACAGGTTTTTTTAACTGGATACATCTttggaaatttattaaaatatga